From the genome of Rhodothermales bacterium, one region includes:
- a CDS encoding Ig-like domain-containing protein gives MLRHTSLLLLLLAFTALSCGKKSASTDGMEVETVSLDVPAAAAAFIPTLEGPLRPISVSPSGSLLRLQSDQSIAVTFSRPMVPVGDAPAPAPGQITIEPAVAGALRWEGTQTLVFQPAAPLPVNTAFAATLHAGLVALDGEALAEPYTWTFETPRPRLVSSSPSPYERFVDPSAGLFLTFNQALDPGAAPRSFSLRRQSNDADVEVLFRLEADSIAVVTPAGPLDQGVTYVVSIDAGLAGAQGHLGSAERAEIVFTTYPELAFVQVSQEDEYYNTITTNMDPAQGVTLQFTTEVRFGDLRRALTIQPALDLPAGIEARDDAVSTTHRLPLSWAPETSYTIRVDSLRDVHGQVLATGAHRFVTKAYVPSARIPEGILVVEAAQQPVLPMHVTNVETVSYGLERLAQDQIIPSLPSFDTWHYYDTDAQTVRPAVAATQSRPVATQRNVPTVLPFDLSPALTNGVGVAGVQVLGPARAGQTDRPSFKALAQVTRMGISAKFSPHQNVFFVTDLATAQPVAAAAVTLRGQDNRVYWQGTTDTEGRATGPGWHALGMTHPDEWSTPIQYAFVEKDGDLAFTASLFDDGLEPYRFGIYTDWNPEPLDREGVLFTDRGLYRAGETANFKGIFRQKTDGDWTALRDSLHIEIVSPSDEVVFQQDILPGAMGTFDFTWASLESATLGSYRITATLTDPGRTYVAEHYFRVDAFRRATFSVDVRASSNAYVAGDFFEGTVTGRYLFGAAMQEQPARYYLQRNTTFYAPPGYDGYLFSSWRDRYGADGMIASGDTLLDAEGRLAIRAQLPGNEQGFPARLSLSAAVTDPARQEGGGAAEAILHPALFYVGLKPRTTFLDLSTEQRMTVDLITVDPNGQPVGGAAVDVTLIREQWNSVREVGSDGRMRWRSEHVEEVKQTQTIRSQAGKAQRLAFSIAEGGSYLVRAESRDLRGNAVRTEAYFYATGAGYVAWRRSDDDRIELIPEKTTYAPGETARFMVQSPYETATALVTVEREGILSSQVMTLTGSAPQIAIPITEAHLPNIFVSVMLLTGRTAPPSGASDPGAPSFKIGYAAIDVDTGERRLAVEILPNAETYRPGDEVEVDLRLVDARGNGVQGEVTFSAADAGVLNLIGYALPDPFDTFYGARPLGVTTSQTLANLVKQRNFGLKEMDEGGGGGGDEAQRGVRKDFRPLAHWAPAIQTDERGRARVTFKLPESLTTFRLMATALTAGNQFGNAQKDVVVTKPLVLTPALPRFARLGDRFEAGVLVTNTTGADGPVAVSVEAQGLSLAGETSKTVQMARGETQEVRFDWNGDAAGEATLRFSARLGAEQDAFEIGLPVQQPTIKATQATFASTDDAADEALRLPAGLIPSLGGFQARVASTALVGLEGAAEYLFEYPYGCLEQRTSRIRPLIAGTELLDLFQVDVLGGQRDALIGDWIQSLPAFWTGSGFTLWRGGSYVHPYVSAYVVLALAEARDAGFRIPEALTADAVEALASAVSNGSQRPEYYSEAVWNDTRALMLYALGRHNRFLDQEINDLATRVTAGNAPISMDGRSHLLRLLVRRNAPLFARQKQALTESLVAALRVESTTAYLTASASPATGWIFASDTRSTAFGLAALIETRPPAETQVLIERMVRYLLETRRGDHWASTQENAAVIDAFRLYREAYEDVSPDFTAKITLAGRSILEAAFQGRSLDTEDAVAALTGLPAGETLPVRIEKSGDGRLYYTLRLETYSTEPADALAQGLSVERRIQRLDESGQPVGAIEVTGGKTVTLDAGELVRVTLRLTSPADRNYVVLDDALPAGLEALNDAFITTNSQLTQDTGSDRWWGSFNHTEIRDDRVVLFADYLTRGEHTYTYVARATTPGTFSHPPAQSELMYQPEINGRTASGSLVVR, from the coding sequence TTGCTTCGCCATACATCCCTGCTCCTGCTGCTGCTCGCCTTCACCGCCCTGTCGTGCGGGAAAAAAAGCGCGTCGACCGACGGCATGGAGGTCGAGACCGTCTCGCTCGACGTGCCGGCCGCCGCCGCGGCGTTTATCCCCACGCTCGAGGGGCCGCTTCGCCCGATCAGCGTCTCGCCATCCGGCAGCCTGCTACGGCTCCAGTCCGACCAGTCCATCGCGGTGACCTTCAGCCGCCCGATGGTGCCTGTCGGCGACGCGCCGGCCCCGGCGCCCGGGCAGATCACGATCGAGCCGGCCGTCGCCGGCGCCCTCCGCTGGGAAGGGACGCAGACGCTCGTTTTCCAGCCGGCCGCCCCCCTTCCGGTCAACACGGCCTTCGCGGCGACCCTGCATGCCGGCCTCGTCGCCCTGGACGGCGAGGCCCTCGCCGAACCCTATACCTGGACCTTCGAAACGCCCCGCCCCCGCCTCGTGTCGTCCAGTCCCTCGCCCTACGAACGGTTCGTCGACCCGTCCGCCGGCCTCTTCCTGACCTTCAACCAGGCCCTCGACCCCGGCGCCGCCCCGCGCTCGTTCAGCCTCCGGCGCCAGTCCAACGACGCGGACGTCGAGGTCCTCTTCCGGCTCGAGGCCGACAGCATCGCGGTCGTCACGCCGGCCGGACCGCTGGACCAGGGCGTCACGTACGTCGTGTCGATCGACGCCGGCCTCGCCGGCGCGCAGGGACACCTGGGCAGCGCGGAGCGCGCGGAGATCGTCTTCACCACCTATCCCGAACTCGCCTTCGTGCAGGTGTCGCAGGAGGATGAATATTACAATACGATCACCACGAACATGGATCCGGCGCAGGGCGTGACGCTCCAGTTCACGACGGAAGTCCGGTTCGGCGATCTCCGCCGTGCGTTGACGATCCAGCCGGCGCTGGACCTGCCGGCCGGTATCGAGGCGCGCGACGACGCCGTCAGCACCACGCACCGGCTGCCGCTTTCCTGGGCCCCGGAGACGTCGTACACGATCCGCGTCGACAGCCTGCGCGACGTGCACGGCCAGGTGCTCGCCACGGGCGCGCATCGGTTCGTGACCAAAGCCTACGTCCCCTCCGCGCGGATTCCCGAAGGCATCCTGGTGGTCGAGGCCGCGCAGCAGCCCGTGCTGCCGATGCACGTCACCAACGTCGAGACGGTCAGCTACGGTCTCGAACGGCTCGCCCAGGATCAGATCATCCCCAGCCTGCCCTCGTTCGACACCTGGCACTATTACGACACCGACGCGCAGACCGTCCGGCCGGCCGTCGCGGCGACGCAGAGCCGGCCCGTCGCCACGCAGCGCAACGTCCCCACGGTGCTGCCGTTCGACCTGTCGCCCGCGCTGACGAACGGCGTCGGCGTCGCCGGCGTGCAGGTGCTCGGGCCGGCGCGTGCGGGCCAGACGGACCGGCCTTCGTTCAAGGCGCTCGCGCAGGTCACCCGGATGGGCATCTCGGCCAAGTTCAGCCCGCACCAGAACGTGTTTTTCGTCACCGACCTCGCCACGGCGCAACCCGTCGCCGCCGCCGCCGTGACGCTGCGCGGGCAGGACAACCGGGTCTACTGGCAGGGCACGACCGACACCGAAGGCCGGGCGACCGGCCCCGGATGGCACGCGCTGGGCATGACCCACCCCGACGAGTGGTCGACGCCGATCCAGTACGCCTTCGTCGAGAAAGACGGCGACCTCGCCTTCACGGCCAGCCTGTTCGACGACGGACTGGAGCCCTATCGCTTCGGGATCTACACCGACTGGAATCCGGAGCCACTCGACCGGGAGGGAGTGCTGTTCACGGATCGCGGGTTGTACCGCGCCGGCGAAACGGCGAATTTCAAGGGCATATTCCGGCAAAAAACCGATGGCGACTGGACGGCTCTGCGCGATAGCCTCCATATCGAAATCGTCAGCCCGAGCGACGAGGTGGTCTTCCAGCAGGACATCCTGCCGGGCGCGATGGGCACGTTCGACTTCACCTGGGCCAGCCTCGAAAGCGCCACGCTGGGTTCGTACCGGATCACCGCCACCCTCACCGACCCAGGGCGCACCTACGTCGCCGAACACTACTTCAGGGTGGATGCCTTCCGGCGCGCGACGTTTTCGGTGGATGTGCGCGCCTCGTCGAACGCCTATGTCGCCGGCGACTTCTTCGAGGGCACCGTCACCGGCCGCTACCTGTTCGGCGCCGCCATGCAGGAGCAGCCGGCGCGCTACTACCTCCAGCGCAACACCACCTTTTACGCGCCGCCGGGGTACGACGGCTATCTGTTTTCGTCGTGGCGCGACCGCTACGGCGCCGACGGCATGATCGCGAGCGGCGATACGCTGCTGGACGCGGAAGGCCGGCTCGCCATCCGGGCCCAGCTCCCCGGCAATGAGCAGGGATTCCCCGCCCGGCTGTCGCTCTCCGCCGCCGTGACCGATCCGGCGCGGCAGGAAGGCGGCGGCGCGGCAGAAGCCATCCTCCATCCCGCCCTCTTCTATGTGGGCCTCAAGCCGCGCACGACGTTTCTGGATCTGAGCACGGAGCAACGCATGACGGTCGACCTCATCACGGTGGACCCGAACGGCCAGCCGGTGGGCGGCGCGGCCGTCGACGTGACCCTCATCCGGGAGCAATGGAACAGCGTCCGCGAGGTGGGCTCCGACGGACGCATGCGCTGGCGCAGCGAGCATGTCGAGGAAGTCAAACAGACCCAGACGATCCGCAGCCAGGCCGGCAAGGCCCAGCGGCTCGCATTTTCGATTGCGGAAGGGGGAAGCTATCTCGTGCGCGCGGAGAGCCGCGACCTGCGCGGCAACGCCGTCCGCACCGAGGCCTACTTCTATGCCACCGGTGCCGGCTACGTCGCCTGGCGCCGCAGCGACGACGACCGGATCGAGCTCATCCCCGAAAAAACGACGTATGCGCCCGGCGAGACGGCGCGCTTCATGGTGCAGTCGCCCTACGAAACCGCGACCGCGCTGGTCACCGTCGAACGGGAGGGCATCCTCTCCAGCCAGGTCATGACGCTCACAGGGAGCGCCCCGCAGATCGCAATCCCGATCACGGAAGCGCATCTGCCAAACATCTTCGTGAGCGTGATGCTGCTCACCGGGCGGACGGCCCCGCCCAGCGGCGCGAGCGATCCGGGCGCCCCCTCGTTCAAGATCGGGTACGCCGCCATCGACGTGGACACCGGCGAACGCCGGCTCGCTGTCGAGATCCTTCCGAATGCCGAGACGTATCGGCCCGGCGACGAGGTCGAGGTGGACCTGCGCCTCGTGGATGCCCGTGGCAACGGCGTGCAGGGTGAAGTGACCTTCAGCGCGGCGGACGCCGGCGTGCTCAACCTGATCGGCTACGCGCTGCCCGACCCGTTCGACACCTTCTACGGCGCCCGCCCGCTGGGTGTCACGACGAGCCAGACCCTCGCCAACCTGGTCAAGCAGCGCAACTTCGGTCTCAAGGAGATGGATGAAGGCGGCGGCGGCGGCGGCGACGAGGCGCAGCGCGGCGTGCGCAAGGACTTCCGGCCGCTCGCCCACTGGGCGCCGGCCATCCAGACCGACGAACGCGGCCGCGCCCGGGTGACGTTCAAACTCCCCGAGAGCCTCACCACCTTTCGCCTGATGGCGACCGCCCTCACGGCCGGCAACCAGTTCGGCAACGCGCAGAAAGACGTCGTCGTCACGAAGCCGCTGGTGCTCACACCCGCCCTGCCCCGCTTCGCGCGGCTCGGCGACCGGTTCGAGGCCGGCGTGCTCGTCACCAACACCACCGGCGCCGACGGTCCTGTCGCCGTATCGGTGGAGGCCCAGGGGCTCTCGCTCGCCGGCGAGACCAGCAAGACGGTGCAGATGGCCCGGGGCGAGACGCAGGAGGTGCGCTTCGACTGGAACGGCGACGCCGCCGGCGAGGCCACCCTTCGGTTCTCCGCCCGGCTCGGCGCGGAACAGGACGCCTTCGAGATCGGACTGCCCGTACAGCAGCCCACGATCAAGGCCACGCAGGCCACGTTCGCCTCGACGGACGACGCCGCGGACGAGGCCTTGCGGCTGCCGGCCGGTCTGATCCCCTCCCTCGGCGGATTCCAGGCGCGCGTCGCCAGCACCGCGCTGGTCGGACTGGAAGGCGCGGCCGAATACCTGTTCGAATACCCCTATGGATGCCTCGAACAGCGCACCTCGCGCATCCGCCCCCTGATCGCCGGCACCGAACTGCTCGACCTGTTCCAGGTGGACGTGCTCGGCGGGCAGCGCGACGCCCTCATCGGCGACTGGATTCAGAGCCTGCCGGCGTTCTGGACGGGCTCTGGCTTCACGCTCTGGCGCGGCGGGTCGTACGTCCATCCGTACGTGAGCGCGTACGTGGTGCTGGCGCTGGCCGAGGCCCGCGACGCCGGCTTCCGGATCCCCGAAGCCCTCACCGCCGACGCCGTCGAAGCCCTCGCCTCGGCGGTATCCAACGGGAGCCAGCGCCCCGAATACTACAGCGAGGCGGTGTGGAACGACACCCGGGCGCTGATGCTGTACGCCCTCGGCCGGCACAACCGCTTCCTGGACCAGGAAATCAACGACCTGGCGACGCGCGTCACCGCCGGCAATGCGCCGATCAGCATGGATGGACGCAGCCACCTCCTGCGGCTGCTCGTGCGCCGCAACGCGCCCCTCTTTGCGCGCCAGAAGCAGGCGCTGACCGAGAGCCTCGTCGCCGCGCTGCGCGTCGAAAGCACCACGGCGTACCTCACGGCCAGCGCGTCGCCGGCTACCGGGTGGATCTTCGCCAGCGACACGCGGTCGACCGCCTTCGGCCTCGCCGCGCTGATCGAGACGCGCCCGCCCGCGGAGACGCAGGTGCTCATCGAGCGGATGGTCCGCTACCTGCTCGAAACGCGCCGCGGAGACCACTGGGCGTCGACCCAGGAAAACGCGGCCGTCATCGACGCCTTCCGGCTGTACCGCGAGGCCTATGAAGACGTCTCCCCCGATTTTACCGCGAAGATCACGCTCGCCGGCCGCTCGATCCTCGAAGCCGCCTTCCAGGGCCGGAGCCTTGACACCGAGGATGCCGTCGCGGCCCTCACCGGATTGCCGGCGGGCGAGACGCTGCCGGTCCGGATCGAAAAAAGCGGGGACGGCCGGTTGTACTACACCCTGCGTCTGGAAACCTATTCGACCGAGCCGGCGGATGCCCTGGCGCAGGGCCTCAGCGTCGAGCGCCGCATCCAGCGGCTCGACGAGAGCGGCCAGCCCGTGGGGGCGATCGAGGTGACGGGCGGGAAGACGGTGACGCTCGACGCCGGCGAACTCGTCCGCGTGACGCTGCGGCTGACGAGCCCCGCTGACCGCAACTACGTGGTGCTCGACGACGCGCTACCCGCCGGCCTGGAGGCGCTCAACGACGCCTTCATCACCACCAACAGCCAGCTCACGCAAGATACGGGCAGCGACCGGTGGTGGGGATCCTTCAACCACACCGAGATCCGCGACGACCGCGTCGTGCTCTTCGCCGACTACCTCACGCGCGGCGAGCACACCTACACCTACGTGGCCCGCGCCACTACCCCGGGCACCTTCTCCCACCCCCCGGCGCAATCCGAACTCATGTACCAGCCCGAAATCAACGGCCGGACCGCCAGCGGAAGCCTCGTGGTGCGGTGA